A genomic region of Equus caballus isolate H_3958 breed thoroughbred chromosome 1, TB-T2T, whole genome shotgun sequence contains the following coding sequences:
- the LOC100050711 gene encoding granzyme H, translating to MQPLLLLLAFLLPPEPGTGIVIGGQEARPHSRPYMALIHALHEGKVQRCGGVLVERDVVLTAAHCWGSSIKVTLGAHNILNQERTQQVISVKEAICHPDYNPKKSSNDIMLLKLEREARQTAAVQPLSLPWGQAPVRPGEVCSVAGWGKVSIDTLATTLQEVELTVQQDQECKFYFSNNYNSTTQLCVGDPKEKKSSFQGDSGGPFMCKNVLQGIVCCGQKNGKPPRVFTKVSSFLPWINETMKSYEKPLTVGTSPPSLELIQNVTSN from the exons ATGCAGCCACTCCTGCTCTTGTTGGCCTTTCTTCTGCCCCCTGAGCCTGGGACAG gaatcgTCATCGGCGGACAAGAGGCCAGGCCTCACTCCCGCCCCTACATGGCATTGATTCATGCTCTGCATGAGGGGAAGGTCCAGAGGTGTGGTGGTGTCCTTGTGGAAAGGGATGTTGTTCTGACGGCTGCTCACTGCTGGGGAAG CTCAATCAAGGTGACCCTGGGGGCCCACAACATCCTGAATCAAGAGAGGACCCAGCAGGTCATCTCTGTGAAAGAAGCCATCTGCCATCCAGACTATAATCCTAAGAAGTCCTCCAATGACATCATGTTACTAAAG ctggagagagaggccaggCAGACTGCAGCTGTGCAGCCACTCAGCctgccctggggccaggccccagTGAGGCCCGGAGAGGTGTGCAGTGTGGCCGGCTGGGGGAAAGTCTCAATAGACACTTTAGCAACCACTCTGCAGGAGGTGGAGCTGACCGTGCAGCAGGACCAGGAGTGCAAATTCTACTTTAGCAATAATTACAACAGTACCACTCAGCTGTGCGTTGGGGACCCGAAGGAAAAGAAGTCTTCCTTTCAG GGGGACTCTGGGGGCCCTTTCATGTGTAAGAATGTGCTCCAGGGCATTGTCTGCTGTGGACAAAAGAATGGGAAACCTCCACGGGTCTTCACCAAAGTCTCGAGCTTCTTGCCCTGGATAAACGAAACCATGAAATCCTATGAAAAGCCTCTAACTGTAGGAACAAGCCCACCTTCTCTGGAGCTGATCCAGAATGTCACCAGCAACTAA